One window from the genome of Clarias gariepinus isolate MV-2021 ecotype Netherlands chromosome 15, CGAR_prim_01v2, whole genome shotgun sequence encodes:
- the arih1l gene encoding E3 ubiquitin-protein ligase arih1l encodes MDSDEGYNYEFDDEEECSEDSVEEEADDDALELGEVELEEPVVAGGERDGCGETGGGGGGGLGADRDEEEEDYRYEVLTAEQILQHMVECIREVNEVIQNPATITRILLSHFNWDKEKLMERYFDGNLDKLFSECHVINPSKKTRTRPMSTRSSNQDMHCQICYLNYPTTYFTGLECGHKFCMQCWGDYLTTKIIEEGMGQTISCPAHNCDILVDDNTVMRLITDSKVKLKYQHLITNSFVECNRLLKWCPAPDCHHVVKVQYPDAKPVRCKCGRQFCFNCGENWHDPVKCKWLRKWIKKCDDDSETSNWIAANTKECPKCHVTIEKDGGCNHMVCRNQNCKAEFCWVCLGPWEPHGSAWYNCNRYNEDDAKAARDAQERSRAALQRYLFYCNRYMNHMQSLRFEHKLYAQVKQKMEEMQQHNMSWIEVQFLKKAVDVLCQCRSTLMFTYVFAFYLKKNNQSIIFENNQADLEKATEVLSGYLERDISQDSLQDIKQKVQDKYRYCESRRRVLLQHVHEGYEKDLWEYLED; translated from the exons ATGGACTCAGACGAGGGCTATAACTACGAGTTCGACGACGAAGAGGAGTGCAGCGAGGACAGTGTTGAGGAGGAAGCCGACGACGACGCGCTGGAGCTGGGCGAGGTGGAGCTGGAGGAGCCGGTGGTGGCCGGGGGAGAGCGGGACGGCTGCGGGGAGACGGGAGGCGGCGGCGGGGGAGGCCTCGGGGCTGACCgggacgaggaggaggaggactaCCGCTACGAGGTGCTGACCGCGGAGCAGATCCTCCAGCACATGGTGGAGTGTATCAGGGAGGTGAACGAGGTGATCCAG AACCCAGCGACTATAACCAGAATCCTGCTCAGTCACTTCAACTGGGACAAAGAGAAGCTCATGGAGAG GTACTTTGACGGGAATCTGGATAAATTATTCTCGGAGTGCCACGTCATTAACCCCAGTAAGAAGACGAGGACGAGACCCATGAGCACGCGCTCGTCTAATCAGGACATGCACTGCCAGATCTGCTACCTGAACTACCCCACCACG taTTTCACAGGTCTGGAGTGTGGACACAAGTTCTGCATGCAGTGCTGGGGGGATTACCTGACCACCAAAATTATAGAGGAGGGCATGGGCCAG ACCATCTCTTGTCCTGCCCACAACTGTGATATTCTGGTTGATGACAACACTGTGAT gAGGTTGATCACCGACTCCAAAGTGAAGCTGAAGTACCAACATCTAATCACAAATAGTTTTGTAGAG TGTAATAGACTGTTAAAATGGTGTCCGGCTCCTGACTGTCATCATGTGGTCAAGGTCCAGTATCCAGACGCCAAACCAGTGCGCTGCAAATGCGGGAGACAGTTCTg TTTCAACTGTGGCGAGAACTGGCACGACCCGGTGAAGTGTAAG TGGTTGAGGAAGTGGATAAAGAAATGCGACGACGACAGTGAAACCTCGAACTGGATCGCAGCAAATACCAAG GAGTGTCCCAAGTGCCACGTGACCATCGAGAAGGACGGCGGGTGTAACCACATGGTTTGCCGTAACCAGAACTGTAAGGCGGAGTTCTGTTGGGTGTGTCTGGGTCCCTGGGAGCCTCACGGCTCGGCCTG GTACAACTGCAATCGCTACAACGAAGACGACGCCAAGGCGGCCCGAGACGCTCAGGAG CGGTCCCGCGCAGCACTACAGCGTTACCTTTTCTACTGCAACCGCTACATGAACCACATGCAGAGCCTGCGCTTCGAGCACAAGCTGTACGCGCAGGTCAAGCAGAAGATGGAGGAGATGCAACAGCACAACATGTCGTGGATCGAAGTGCAGTTCCTCAAGAAGGCCGTGGACGTGCTGTGCCAGTGCCGATCCACACTCATGTTCACCTACGTCTTCGCCTTCTACCTCAAGAAGAACAACCAGTCCATCATTTTCGAG AACAATCAGGCTGACCTGGAGAAGGCCACCGAGGTGCTCTCAGGATATCTGGAGCGAGACATTTCCCAGGATTCCTTGCAAGATATCAAACAGAAAGTCCAAGATAAGTACAG ATACTGCGAGAGCCGACGGCGAGTTCTGCTGCAGCACGTGCACGAGGGCTACGAGAAGGACTTATGGGAGTATTTAGAGGACTGA
- the LOC128543115 gene encoding very-long-chain (3R)-3-hydroxyacyl-CoA dehydratase-like has translation MRAAEDQERCGVLDALRRHYLYIYNLVQFLGFSWTFSLLTANLILHGQGAFYNAFSSCAAVLYGCQMLALLEVINAAVGLVKTPVFPAMIQVMGRNVVLFVVFGSLPEMQERSVVFWVFYLWSISEVFRLAFPVLSLDAKFRTLICLRHALLYPLSTLTEAVAVLQSLPLFDQTRLFSVALPESVGLSLSFSFSLRLYLLLMFVGFFINIRHLVIPSRRSLRLKPHTD, from the exons ATGAGAGCTGCTGAAGATCAGGAGCGCTGCGGCG TGCTGGACGCTCTGAGGAGGCACTACCTGTACATCTACAACCTGGTTCAGTTCCTGGGCTTCTCCTGGACCTTCAGCCTCCTGACAGCCAATCTCATCCTGCATGGTCAAG GTGCGTTCTACAATGCGTTCAGCTCCTGTGCCGCTGTGCTGTACGGCTGTCAGATGCTGGCGCTGCTGGAGGTGATAAACGCCGCAGTCGGGTTGGTCAAGACCCCCGTCTTCCCCGCCATGATACAG gtgatgGGGAGGAACGTGGTCCTGTTCGTGGTTTTCGGCAGTTTGCCCGAGATGCAGGAGCGCAGTGtggtcttctgggttttttaCCTGTGGAGCATCTCTGAGGTCTTCAG GCTTGCGTTTCCTGTGCTGAGTCTCGATGCCAAGTTCAGGACGCTGATTTGTCTCCGCCACGCCCTCCTGTACCCCCTCAGCACCCTGACTGAAG ctgtGGCTGTGCTCCAGTCTCTTCCGCTGTTTGATCAGACCCGACTCTTCAGCGTTGCTCTCCCCGAGTCTGTGGGCTTGTCCCTCAGTTTCTCCTTCTCGCTCCGTCTCTACCTCCTCCTCATGTTTGTCG GATTTTTCATCAACATTAGACATCTGGTGATCCCAAGCAGAAGATCCCTGCGACTGAAACCACACACAGACTGA